In Bacillus sp. Marseille-Q1617, a genomic segment contains:
- a CDS encoding class I SAM-dependent methyltransferase — protein sequence MKLERILPFARKLLENAVKPGDITIDATLGNGHDTLYLAQLVGDNGRVYGFDIQEEAVQNTRDQLAAHELSHRVTLFHQGHETVMNVIPPLHHGKITGAIFNLGYLPGGDKTIVTRPKTTISAMNQILEMLAPEGILILVIYHGHHEGAVERDYLLRYVEKLDQNYVHVLRYQFVNQLNNPPFILALEKR from the coding sequence ATGAAACTGGAAAGAATCTTACCTTTTGCCCGAAAGCTATTGGAAAATGCAGTGAAACCGGGCGATATCACAATAGATGCAACACTCGGAAATGGCCATGATACATTGTATCTGGCTCAGCTCGTCGGTGATAACGGACGTGTTTACGGTTTCGATATCCAGGAAGAAGCCGTGCAGAATACAAGAGATCAGCTCGCCGCTCATGAACTTTCTCATCGTGTTACCCTGTTTCACCAGGGGCATGAGACGGTCATGAATGTCATCCCGCCTCTACATCACGGAAAGATTACCGGAGCCATCTTTAATCTTGGTTATCTTCCGGGTGGGGACAAAACAATTGTCACCCGGCCAAAGACAACCATTTCAGCAATGAATCAAATCCTTGAAATGCTGGCGCCTGAAGGGATCCTTATCCTCGTTATTTACCACGGTCACCACGAAGGAGCCGTTGAACGGGATTATCTGCTCCGCTATGTAGAAAAATTAGATCAGAATTACGTGCACGTTTTACGTTATCAATTCGTCAACCAACTCAATAACCCTCCATTCATCCTCGCATTGGAGAAAAGATAA
- a CDS encoding TIGR01212 family radical SAM protein (This family includes YhcC from E. coli K-12, an uncharacterized radical SAM protein.) has protein sequence MFVIVTNPFPYAADNKRYHTWNYHLRNHFGHKVFKVALDGGFDFPNRDGTVAHGGCTFCSAAGSGDFAGDRVDPLDKQFNDIKDKMHKKWKDGKYMAYFQAFTNTHAPVEVLREKYESVLQKEGVVGISIATRPDCLPDDVVEYLAELNERTYLWVELGLQTIHEKTADLINRAHDYKCYVEGVNKLRKHGIRVCSHIINGLPQENPEMMMETAREVAKLDVQGIKIHLLHLLKGTPMVKQYEKGLLEFMDFDEYVHLVCDQLEILPPEMIVHRITGDGPIEIMVGPMWSVNKWNVLNAIDHELKNRNSWQGKYYNVDVKA, from the coding sequence GTGTTTGTCATCGTGACAAACCCGTTTCCGTACGCTGCAGATAACAAACGATATCATACATGGAATTATCATTTACGTAATCACTTTGGTCATAAAGTATTCAAAGTAGCGCTTGATGGCGGATTTGACTTTCCGAATCGCGACGGTACAGTGGCTCACGGCGGATGTACGTTCTGCAGTGCCGCAGGTTCTGGAGATTTTGCCGGGGACCGTGTCGACCCCCTTGATAAACAATTCAACGATATAAAAGATAAAATGCATAAAAAATGGAAAGACGGCAAATACATGGCCTATTTCCAGGCGTTTACGAATACACATGCACCCGTAGAGGTGCTGCGGGAGAAGTATGAGTCTGTCCTTCAAAAGGAAGGAGTCGTCGGAATCTCCATCGCCACACGTCCTGACTGTCTCCCGGATGATGTTGTAGAATACTTAGCTGAACTCAATGAACGGACATATCTCTGGGTGGAGCTCGGACTTCAGACCATCCATGAAAAGACTGCAGACTTGATTAATCGCGCACACGACTATAAATGCTATGTTGAAGGCGTGAACAAGCTCAGAAAACATGGAATCCGTGTCTGCTCCCATATCATTAACGGTCTGCCACAGGAAAATCCAGAAATGATGATGGAAACGGCACGCGAAGTAGCAAAATTGGATGTACAGGGGATTAAAATCCACCTGCTTCATTTATTAAAAGGCACACCCATGGTCAAGCAGTATGAAAAAGGGCTCCTTGAATTCATGGACTTTGATGAATACGTGCACCTGGTCTGCGATCAATTAGAAATCCTTCCTCCTGAAATGATCGTCCACAGGATCACCGGGGACGGACCGATTGAAATCATGGTGGGTCCGATGTGGAGTGTGAATAAGTGGAATGTGCTGAACGCAATTGATCATGAATTGAAGAATCGCAACAGCTGGCAAGGAAAATATTATAATGTGGATGTGAAAGCATGA
- a CDS encoding YtzC family protein: MATRQSIEDCIQKCEDAIRYAQEQYKSGMEQEHYHDEEYTKAMQQIEEAVNDVADLAHSANAQQREQLHRMRLQLQNLQNEMILLEHDPTVVGGKLH, from the coding sequence ATGGCAACAAGACAATCCATTGAAGACTGTATTCAGAAATGTGAAGATGCCATTCGTTACGCTCAAGAGCAATACAAATCCGGCATGGAGCAGGAGCATTATCACGATGAGGAATACACGAAAGCGATGCAGCAAATTGAAGAGGCAGTCAATGATGTTGCTGATCTGGCACACAGCGCAAATGCCCAGCAGCGCGAACAGCTGCACAGAATGAGGCTGCAGCTGCAAAATCTTCAGAATGAGATGATTTTATTAGAACATGATCCAACTGTAGTGGGAGGAAAATTACATTGA
- a CDS encoding glycogen biosynthesis protein GlgD translates to MKKRSKQNNPEQKTRSDFRNLDTEFGAEQNPVKTAKKQYEKQGQPVKSKQNNGK, encoded by the coding sequence TTGAAAAAACGTTCTAAACAAAATAATCCCGAACAAAAAACAAGAAGCGATTTCCGTAATTTAGATACAGAATTCGGTGCTGAACAGAACCCTGTAAAAACAGCCAAGAAACAGTACGAAAAACAGGGGCAGCCTGTCAAATCAAAGCAGAATAACGGGAAATGA
- a CDS encoding MFS transporter produces the protein MPKSLWLLVIGMMVNVTGSSFLWPLNTIYLHEHLGKSLSVAGLVLMINAGASVIGNLIGGSLFDKLGGYRSILLGIIITLAALVGMNVWQGWPYYVVFLTAVGFGSGIVFPSMYAMAGSVWPEGGRKAFNSVYVAQNIGVAVGAAAGGLVASFSFSYIFLANLLMYVVFFLIALFGYRHISVDSARQTSVLSEKRVIRNKTKLTALLIICAAYLLCWVGYVQWQSTIATYTQEINISLKQYSLLWTINGALIVLAQPLLSKAIKRFEDNLKMQIMIGIIIFMVSFGVASVSDTFEWFAISMIILTVGEMLIWPAVPTIANSLAPRGREGFYQGIVNSTATGGRMIGPFIGGVLVDLFSMQVLFMSLIGFFAAALMLAGLYDRPLKKEAPVSLPVQ, from the coding sequence ATGCCTAAATCTTTATGGTTGCTTGTCATCGGGATGATGGTGAATGTCACAGGTTCTTCCTTTTTATGGCCGCTCAATACGATTTACCTTCATGAGCACCTTGGAAAGTCATTATCTGTTGCCGGCCTCGTGCTGATGATCAATGCAGGTGCAAGTGTCATCGGGAATCTGATTGGCGGAAGCCTGTTTGATAAGCTGGGGGGCTACCGCTCCATCTTGCTGGGAATCATCATTACATTAGCAGCGCTTGTCGGGATGAATGTGTGGCAAGGCTGGCCTTATTATGTTGTCTTTCTGACTGCTGTCGGTTTTGGTTCCGGGATTGTGTTTCCTTCCATGTATGCCATGGCCGGTTCTGTGTGGCCCGAAGGCGGACGAAAGGCGTTCAATTCCGTTTACGTCGCTCAAAACATCGGAGTTGCAGTAGGTGCGGCAGCAGGCGGATTGGTGGCATCTTTTTCATTCAGTTATATATTCCTCGCGAATTTACTTATGTACGTCGTATTCTTCTTGATTGCTCTTTTCGGCTACCGCCATATATCGGTGGATTCAGCAAGACAGACCTCTGTTCTGAGCGAAAAAAGAGTGATACGGAACAAAACAAAGCTGACCGCGCTTCTGATCATCTGTGCGGCCTACTTACTATGCTGGGTCGGCTATGTTCAGTGGCAGTCGACCATCGCAACCTATACACAGGAAATCAATATCAGTTTGAAGCAGTACAGCCTGCTTTGGACCATCAACGGCGCCTTGATCGTGCTCGCTCAGCCTCTTTTATCAAAAGCGATCAAACGTTTTGAGGACAATCTTAAGATGCAGATCATGATAGGGATCATCATATTTATGGTTTCCTTCGGAGTGGCTTCTGTTTCGGATACGTTTGAATGGTTTGCGATCTCCATGATCATATTGACCGTGGGTGAAATGCTGATTTGGCCTGCCGTTCCTACGATTGCCAATTCACTGGCTCCAAGGGGGCGTGAAGGCTTTTATCAGGGAATTGTAAACAGTACGGCTACGGGCGGGAGAATGATCGGGCCGTTCATCGGGGGAGTCTTGGTTGATTTGTTCAGCATGCAGGTTTTATTCATGTCACTGATCGGTTTCTTCGCCGCCGCTTTGATGCTGGCGGGTTTATATGATCGTCCATTAAAAAAAGAAGCACCTGTGTCATTGCCAGTACAATAA
- a CDS encoding cupin domain-containing protein, translating to MEIDRLKIYYLEDDGTIPNNPDLPVLIYRNAMDDTDEMERIFNHNKWLNSWVNGVHGYHHYHSNAHEVIGVMEGNAKVQLGGDKGVEVTVRKGDVLILPAGTGHKKLSSSPGFRVVGAYPDGAEYNMKEGCLKERPQVLIDIKNVPLPDRDPVYGDKGPIIKYWLQNKTRVNE from the coding sequence ATGGAAATTGATCGTTTAAAAATCTATTACTTAGAAGATGATGGTACCATCCCAAACAATCCGGATTTGCCTGTTCTCATCTACCGCAATGCAATGGATGATACAGATGAGATGGAAAGAATCTTTAATCATAATAAGTGGCTGAACAGCTGGGTAAACGGCGTCCATGGTTATCATCACTATCACAGCAATGCACATGAAGTGATCGGAGTCATGGAAGGCAATGCAAAAGTACAGCTTGGCGGGGATAAAGGCGTGGAAGTAACAGTTCGAAAAGGTGATGTACTCATACTTCCCGCAGGGACCGGCCACAAAAAATTATCTTCAAGCCCCGGTTTCAGAGTAGTCGGTGCCTATCCCGACGGAGCCGAATATAATATGAAAGAAGGGTGTTTGAAAGAGCGGCCGCAAGTCCTTATTGACATCAAAAATGTTCCCCTCCCTGACCGCGATCCCGTATATGGTGACAAGGGCCCTATCATTAAATACTGGCTGCAAAACAAGACAAGAGTAAACGAGTAA
- a CDS encoding sigma-54-dependent Fis family transcriptional regulator: MSSLLKKVSAEMIEIILENAFEWLVVVDKDGNIIYINENYCKFLEVDRDKAIGTHVINVIENTRMHKVVESGKEEVADLQYIKGNYMIANRIPIVVDGEVIGAFGSVIFRDTSEWMQMSSHVKNMMSKIQSYIQDINTGVKYNLYDIIGESEGIRELKDKVQMIAPSDISILIRGESGTGKELFAHSIHQLSERSGQPFIKVNCAAIPEQLLESELFGYEEGAFTGAKKGGKKGKFQLAHKGTLFLDEIGDMPLNMQAKLLRVLQEGEVEAVGSSRVHQVNVRIIAATNRPLEKMMEEKRFRSDLYYRINVVPFVIPPLRERKDDIITLAEFFLGKSMKSSGKRIQGFQQDVLDVFTSYSWPGNLRELENVINASTYLSNENQISLSSLPQYMKAGTLYNVESKTLKEILDDTERSVLEQSLKKFHQDKRKLAAALGISKSTLYEKLNKYQLLD, encoded by the coding sequence ATGAGCAGTCTGTTAAAAAAAGTTTCTGCCGAAATGATAGAAATCATCTTGGAGAATGCCTTTGAATGGCTGGTTGTAGTCGATAAGGATGGGAACATCATTTACATCAATGAAAACTATTGCAAGTTTCTTGAAGTGGACCGGGATAAAGCGATCGGAACCCACGTGATAAATGTGATTGAAAATACCAGAATGCATAAGGTCGTGGAAAGCGGTAAAGAGGAAGTGGCGGATCTGCAGTACATCAAAGGAAATTATATGATTGCGAACCGTATCCCGATCGTGGTGGACGGGGAAGTGATCGGCGCTTTCGGCAGCGTGATATTCCGCGATACGAGTGAATGGATGCAGATGAGTTCGCATGTGAAAAACATGATGTCGAAGATTCAAAGCTATATACAGGATATCAATACAGGGGTGAAGTACAACTTATATGATATCATCGGGGAATCCGAAGGGATCAGGGAGTTGAAAGACAAGGTCCAGATGATTGCACCAAGCGATATCTCGATTCTGATCAGGGGGGAAAGCGGTACCGGTAAGGAATTATTCGCCCACAGCATTCACCAGCTCAGTGAAAGGAGCGGTCAGCCTTTCATTAAAGTGAATTGTGCTGCGATTCCTGAACAGCTTCTGGAGTCGGAGTTATTCGGATATGAGGAAGGTGCGTTTACCGGAGCCAAAAAAGGAGGGAAGAAAGGGAAATTCCAACTCGCCCATAAAGGCACCCTTTTCCTCGATGAAATCGGTGACATGCCGCTTAATATGCAGGCAAAACTCCTCAGGGTGCTGCAGGAAGGAGAAGTGGAAGCGGTAGGGTCTTCCCGTGTGCACCAGGTGAATGTCAGAATCATCGCTGCCACCAACCGGCCCCTAGAAAAAATGATGGAAGAAAAAAGATTCAGGAGCGATCTCTATTATCGGATCAATGTAGTGCCATTTGTTATACCGCCCCTAAGGGAAAGGAAAGATGACATCATCACTCTTGCAGAATTCTTCTTAGGGAAATCGATGAAGTCTTCCGGCAAAAGGATTCAGGGGTTTCAGCAGGACGTGTTGGATGTATTCACCTCTTACAGCTGGCCGGGGAACTTAAGGGAGCTGGAAAATGTAATCAATGCGTCAACCTACTTATCAAATGAAAATCAGATTTCATTAAGTTCCTTACCCCAGTATATGAAAGCGGGGACTCTTTACAATGTAGAATCAAAGACTTTGAAAGAAATTCTTGATGATACAGAGAGAAGTGTACTGGAACAAAGTTTGAAAAAGTTTCATCAAGACAAACGGAAGCTGGCTGCCGCGCTTGGTATCAGTAAATCGACACTTTATGAAAAATTAAACAAATATCAGCTTTTGGATTAG
- a CDS encoding GntP family permease: MLSMIGLIGGLILLIFLTMRGMNILIVGPISALFVAVLSGMPLFPQLAGEGEANLVSNYMSGFTSFVAAWYLMFLLGAIFGKVMEDSGAADSVSRFVVDKLGMKFAVFAIVLACAVLTYGGVSLFVVAFSVYPMAVSLFKQADLPRRFIPAALAFGSVTFTMTSAGSPEIQNWIPIEYLGTTPYAGWEVSLIVAVFMAVFGYWWLKRMIAKAVNKGERFQSREEDPVIDEGRPLPNPLMGLIPLLVVLILSFIFHDSLKQSALIIALLGGVISAYALNRKYFKGFWSAVSEGTIGALIAIGNTAAVVGFGGVAKAVPAFETAVDVMTNIPGSPLIGGAIAVSVIAGMTGSASGGQAIALPILAPHYVDMGVNPEALHRTVAISSGALDSLPHNGYVVTTIRSICNESHGEAYGAVGALTVIVPLIGLAIAILLFSLGVGI, encoded by the coding sequence ATGTTAAGTATGATTGGTCTCATTGGCGGACTTATTTTATTAATCTTTTTAACAATGCGGGGAATGAACATTTTAATTGTCGGACCCATCTCTGCATTATTCGTGGCTGTGCTCAGCGGGATGCCGTTATTCCCGCAGCTGGCTGGTGAAGGGGAAGCGAATCTGGTTTCCAACTATATGTCAGGGTTTACAAGCTTCGTGGCCGCATGGTATTTGATGTTCTTACTTGGTGCCATCTTCGGTAAGGTGATGGAGGATAGCGGAGCGGCGGACAGTGTATCGCGATTTGTCGTTGATAAATTGGGTATGAAATTTGCCGTATTTGCAATCGTATTAGCCTGTGCTGTTTTGACTTATGGCGGTGTAAGCTTATTCGTCGTTGCCTTTTCAGTATATCCGATGGCAGTCAGCCTATTTAAGCAGGCAGATCTGCCCCGCCGGTTCATCCCGGCTGCACTTGCATTCGGTTCCGTTACATTTACGATGACGTCAGCCGGATCGCCTGAAATTCAAAACTGGATTCCGATTGAATATTTAGGTACAACGCCATACGCAGGCTGGGAAGTCAGCTTGATTGTGGCAGTGTTCATGGCAGTGTTCGGTTACTGGTGGTTAAAGCGCATGATTGCCAAAGCAGTCAACAAAGGGGAAAGATTCCAATCCCGCGAAGAAGATCCTGTCATTGATGAAGGGAGACCGTTACCAAATCCATTGATGGGACTCATCCCGTTATTGGTCGTTCTGATCCTGTCGTTTATTTTCCATGACTCCTTAAAGCAGTCGGCTCTGATCATTGCTTTATTGGGCGGGGTCATTTCTGCTTACGCTTTAAATCGAAAATATTTCAAAGGATTTTGGAGTGCGGTTTCAGAGGGTACGATCGGTGCCCTGATTGCTATCGGGAACACCGCAGCGGTCGTTGGATTCGGTGGAGTGGCGAAAGCAGTCCCTGCATTTGAGACGGCTGTTGATGTCATGACCAATATCCCGGGTTCACCTCTTATCGGTGGAGCCATTGCGGTAAGTGTCATTGCCGGTATGACAGGTTCTGCATCAGGCGGTCAGGCAATCGCCCTTCCTATCCTGGCACCTCATTATGTCGACATGGGTGTTAATCCTGAAGCCCTTCACAGAACTGTGGCGATTTCTTCAGGTGCCCTGGATTCCCTTCCGCATAACGGATATGTGGTCACCACGATCCGGTCGATTTGCAATGAGTCTCACGGAGAAGCCTATGGTGCAGTAGGTGCATTGACCGTCATTGTTCCATTGATCGGATTGGCGATCGCCATCTTATTGTTCAGCTTGGGAGTAGGTATCTAA
- a CDS encoding 3-hydroxybutyrate dehydrogenase has protein sequence MVENKVVFVTGAAQGIGFEIGKEFAANGAKVVLTDLKEDGVQEAALSLKKEGYEAMGIRCDVTSEEDLKEAIASTVNHYGRLDVLINNAGLQHVSPIEDFPTEKFEFLVKVMLTAPFVAIKHALPIMKEQGFGRIINMASINGLVGFAGKAAYNSAKHGVIGLTKVAALEAAAHGVTVNAVCPGYVDTPLVQNQLGDLAKTRNVPLEKVLEEVIYPLVPQKRLLDVKEIADYTMFLCSDAARGVTGQAVVLDGGYTVQ, from the coding sequence ATGGTTGAAAACAAAGTCGTGTTTGTCACAGGTGCAGCACAAGGAATCGGTTTTGAGATCGGAAAGGAATTCGCTGCGAACGGTGCAAAAGTGGTACTAACAGATCTGAAGGAAGATGGAGTGCAGGAAGCTGCACTCTCCCTGAAAAAAGAAGGATATGAAGCGATGGGCATCCGCTGTGATGTTACTTCTGAGGAAGACTTGAAAGAAGCCATTGCGTCCACAGTGAATCATTATGGAAGACTTGATGTGCTGATTAATAACGCGGGTCTTCAGCATGTGTCGCCTATCGAAGATTTCCCGACAGAGAAGTTCGAGTTTTTGGTGAAAGTCATGCTGACGGCTCCATTTGTGGCAATCAAACATGCCTTGCCTATCATGAAAGAACAAGGCTTCGGCAGGATCATCAATATGGCTTCCATTAATGGACTAGTGGGGTTTGCCGGCAAGGCAGCCTATAATTCTGCGAAACATGGAGTCATCGGTTTGACCAAGGTTGCAGCACTTGAAGCAGCAGCACATGGTGTCACTGTGAATGCTGTCTGCCCCGGCTATGTCGATACCCCGCTTGTACAGAATCAGCTTGGTGATCTGGCTAAGACGCGAAATGTCCCTCTTGAAAAAGTACTGGAGGAAGTCATTTATCCGCTGGTTCCGCAGAAAAGGCTTCTGGACGTAAAGGAAATAGCTGACTATACGATGTTCCTCTGCAGTGATGCTGCAAGGGGCGTAACTGGTCAGGCAGTGGTGCTGGATGGAGGATATACGGTTCAGTGA
- the leuS gene encoding leucine--tRNA ligase, producing the protein MSFDHKSIETKWQQYWEENKTFKTTEDESKKNFYALDMFPYPSGAGLHVGHPEGYTATDILSRMKRMQGYNVLHPMGWDAFGLPAEQYALDTGNDPAEFTKQNIDNFRRQIKALGFSYDWDREVNTTDPGYYKWTQWIFLKLYEKGLAYVDEVAVNWCPALGTVLANEEVIDGKSERGGHPVERRPMKQWMLKITAYADRLLEDLEDVDWPESIKDMQRNWIGRSEGAEVVFNIDGHDASFDVFTTRPDTIFGATYAVLAPEHDLVEKITTPEQKEKVEAYLDKVKTKSDLERTDLAKEKTGVFTGAYAINPANGSKMPIWIADYVLVSYGSGAIMAVPAHDERDYEFAKQFDLPIVEVVSGGDVEKEAYTGDGEHVNSDFLNGLGKEEAITKAISWLEEKEIGTKKVTYRLRDWLFSRQRYWGEPIPVIHWEDGTTSGVPESELPLVLPKTTEIKPSGTGESPLANISGWVNVEDPETGKKGRRETNTMPQWAGSCWYYLRYIDPHNEEALADAKKMDDWLPVDMYIGGAEHAVLHLLYARFWHKFLYDIGVVPTKEPFQKLFNQGMILGENNEKMSKSKGNVVNPDEIVESHGADTLRLYEMFMGPLEASVAWSTNGLDGARRFLDRVWRLLIEEDGTLSGKVSDTANPALDKIYNQTVKKVTEDYEGLRFNTGISQLMVFINEAYKAETLPKAYVEGFVKLLAPIAPHMTEELWAKLGHEDSITYVEWPSFDESKLVDNEVEIVLQVNGKVKAKVMIPRDMNKDELEKTAMENEDIKSQIEGKTVRKVIAVPGKLVNIVAN; encoded by the coding sequence ATGAGTTTTGATCATAAAAGCATTGAGACAAAATGGCAGCAGTATTGGGAAGAAAACAAAACGTTCAAAACAACTGAGGATGAGTCGAAAAAGAATTTCTATGCGCTGGATATGTTCCCGTATCCATCAGGTGCAGGCCTTCACGTAGGCCACCCGGAAGGTTACACCGCAACGGATATCCTTTCCAGAATGAAACGTATGCAGGGGTATAACGTCCTTCATCCAATGGGGTGGGATGCATTCGGTCTTCCTGCGGAGCAGTACGCGCTTGATACAGGAAACGACCCCGCCGAATTCACGAAGCAGAACATCGATAACTTCCGCCGTCAGATCAAGGCGCTTGGTTTTTCTTATGACTGGGACCGTGAAGTGAATACGACTGACCCTGGCTACTACAAATGGACGCAATGGATCTTCCTTAAGCTTTATGAAAAGGGCTTGGCTTACGTTGATGAAGTAGCGGTGAACTGGTGCCCGGCGCTTGGTACGGTCCTTGCGAATGAAGAAGTCATAGACGGAAAGAGTGAGCGCGGAGGCCATCCGGTCGAGCGCCGCCCGATGAAACAGTGGATGCTGAAGATCACGGCTTATGCGGACCGCCTTCTTGAAGACCTGGAAGATGTCGATTGGCCGGAAAGCATCAAGGATATGCAGCGCAACTGGATCGGACGTTCTGAGGGAGCAGAAGTCGTCTTCAACATTGACGGACATGATGCATCATTCGATGTGTTCACAACACGTCCTGACACGATCTTCGGTGCAACCTATGCAGTGCTTGCCCCTGAACATGATCTGGTTGAAAAAATCACCACTCCTGAACAAAAAGAGAAAGTTGAAGCTTACCTTGATAAAGTGAAAACAAAGAGCGATCTTGAACGTACCGATCTTGCAAAAGAAAAAACAGGTGTGTTCACTGGGGCATATGCGATCAACCCTGCAAACGGAAGCAAAATGCCGATCTGGATTGCAGATTACGTTCTTGTGAGTTACGGATCTGGAGCCATCATGGCCGTACCGGCGCACGATGAGCGAGACTATGAATTTGCCAAGCAATTCGACCTGCCGATCGTTGAAGTGGTTTCAGGCGGAGACGTTGAAAAGGAAGCCTACACAGGTGATGGAGAGCACGTGAATTCTGATTTCCTTAACGGTCTTGGGAAAGAAGAAGCCATCACAAAAGCGATCTCTTGGCTTGAAGAAAAAGAAATCGGTACGAAGAAAGTCACATACCGCCTTCGTGACTGGCTGTTCAGCCGCCAGCGCTACTGGGGTGAGCCTATTCCAGTGATTCACTGGGAAGACGGCACAACATCTGGCGTTCCGGAAAGCGAACTTCCGCTTGTCCTTCCTAAAACGACTGAAATCAAGCCATCCGGCACAGGCGAATCACCACTTGCCAACATTAGCGGATGGGTAAATGTAGAAGACCCTGAAACAGGCAAGAAAGGCCGCCGTGAAACGAATACAATGCCGCAATGGGCAGGAAGCTGCTGGTACTACCTTCGCTACATCGATCCTCATAACGAGGAAGCACTTGCCGATGCGAAGAAAATGGATGATTGGCTTCCGGTCGATATGTACATCGGGGGAGCAGAACACGCGGTACTTCACCTTCTGTACGCTCGATTCTGGCACAAATTCCTTTATGATATCGGAGTCGTGCCAACGAAAGAGCCGTTCCAGAAGCTTTTCAACCAGGGGATGATCCTAGGTGAAAACAATGAAAAAATGAGTAAATCAAAAGGGAATGTCGTAAACCCTGATGAAATCGTCGAATCTCACGGAGCAGATACTCTCCGCCTGTATGAAATGTTCATGGGGCCGCTTGAAGCTTCGGTTGCATGGAGCACGAACGGACTGGATGGAGCCCGCCGTTTCCTTGACCGTGTATGGCGCCTTCTTATCGAGGAAGACGGCACGCTTTCCGGCAAAGTGTCCGACACAGCGAACCCGGCCCTTGATAAGATTTACAACCAGACGGTCAAGAAGGTCACGGAAGACTATGAAGGTCTTCGCTTCAACACAGGGATCTCCCAGCTGATGGTCTTCATCAATGAAGCGTACAAAGCAGAGACCCTTCCAAAAGCATATGTAGAAGGTTTCGTGAAGCTCCTTGCGCCGATCGCCCCTCATATGACGGAAGAGCTTTGGGCAAAACTTGGACACGAAGATTCCATCACATACGTGGAATGGCCGTCTTTCGACGAGTCGAAACTCGTGGACAATGAAGTGGAAATCGTCCTTCAGGTCAACGGTAAAGTGAAGGCGAAAGTGATGATCCCTCGCGACATGAACAAGGATGAACTTGAAAAAACCGCGATGGAAAATGAAGACATCAAGAGTCAAATCGAAGGAAAAACAGTGCGCAAAGTGATTGCCGTACCAGGCAAGCTAGTGAATATTGTGGCGAACTGA
- a CDS encoding rhodanese-like domain-containing protein, whose translation MTEIKTITTDELNKKLQNGEDLLLVDVREDEEVAEGMIPGARHIKMGDIPESLDKFDKDKEYIFICRSGNRSGNVAHYMKDQGYKVVNMEGGMMNWGGETAPKK comes from the coding sequence ATGACTGAAATCAAAACGATCACAACAGATGAATTGAACAAAAAGCTTCAAAATGGTGAAGACTTATTATTGGTTGACGTCCGTGAAGATGAAGAAGTAGCGGAAGGGATGATCCCGGGAGCGCGTCACATCAAGATGGGCGATATCCCTGAATCACTGGACAAGTTCGATAAGGATAAAGAATACATCTTTATCTGCCGCTCAGGCAACCGCAGCGGAAATGTCGCTCACTACATGAAGGATCAAGGCTACAAAGTGGTGAACATGGAAGGCGGCATGATGAACTGGGGCGGCGAAACGGCTCCCAAGAAATAA
- a CDS encoding sporulation protein Cse60, with amino-acid sequence MIQVKVFDYEHEKDLEQDMNQFLSKVDEKKIVDIKYHIAALSEEMEEQIYCFSAMIIYRK; translated from the coding sequence ATGATCCAGGTCAAAGTGTTTGATTATGAGCATGAGAAGGATTTGGAGCAGGATATGAATCAGTTTCTGAGTAAAGTGGATGAGAAGAAAATCGTCGATATCAAATATCATATCGCTGCATTGTCGGAAGAAATGGAAGAACAGATTTACTGTTTCTCCGCAATGATCATTTATCGAAAATAA